The region TAATCAAATGGGAAGTTAATCACTAGAGACCTTTCTTTggataaaatattttctattcaaataTCTAAAACACCCTTTTCCACAAAATAACATATTCTAGTCGGTTGTTGAAAATACTTTTTTCCACAAGATAAAGTATCTTCTAGTcaaatgtctaaaataccctttttCCCAAAATAAAGTATCTTTTAGTCAAATGTCTAAAATACCCCTCTTTTGTTTCAGGTATTTGTTGGGATGTCTTTGAGGACCTATCTTGATGCTGCATGGAAAGATGGAAAGGCACCAATTGATCCTTCAACTCTTGTAAACAACTTGAACCTAAACTTATCATGTTTTCATGGTTTTCATTTGGTGTATAAAGTcacccttttttttttttgtttctattaCAACAgtgtattattattttttaatattaacacattttttaaaaatattgatCACTATTCATTAGGTGAAAGTTGAAGACATTGATGGTTATGCTCCAAAAGACTTGCTAATTGTTACTACTGGTTCTCAAGTAAGTTGCAATTTTAGAAAGTAAATTTATTTCAATAAttaggttaaatgcaagaaatagcaacatactttcatttatttatttaaatctcatcctactttcatttcttatatatatatatatatatatatatatatatatatatatatatatatatatatatatatatatatatatataattgctgCTGATTAGGCATGCCTTTCTGCTAACATACTTCTTGCCATTGTGCTAACATGCACCTAATTAATCCAACTTACAGAAATGCCATGTTTAGTCCCTGTAGTTTTGAAATGGAATAGTTACATGTTTAGTCCCTATAGTTATATACTATTGTGGCCACTTTAGGTTAATTACAATGTTTATATGGAAAATTACAGAATGGTCCCTGTGTATCATAAAACTAGAAAAATGCTTCCTGTATTATCAAATATTTGTTGGAATGGTCTCTGCTTAAATGGAAAATTACAAAATGGTCCCTATGTATCATAAAACTAGACAAATGGTCCCCGTCTAATATGGAATTCCCAGAAATGGTCCCTATGGAATAGTGTAGTTACGCAAATTGTCCTGTTTCTTAAAGTTATAGAATTGGTCCCTACATTTCAGAAATTTTCAGAGATAGTCAATGTTTAATCGAAAAATTACAAAATAGTTATTCTATTTCATAAATGatgtcaaaaatataaaattaaatcaaTTTGCCACTCTGTGGGGCCATCCCactagttttttttaaatatttatacatCATACTTTGAAATATCTACCTAAGTATAAAAATAAcatggtagatttttcaaagtacaatgctgtaATTGGAGAAAATTAAATATCTATCAAATTATAAAAGTGAAAATAGACTTATATTTGGCTATTTGCTTATTATGCAGGCAGAACCTCGTGCTGCACTTAACCTTGCATCATTTGGAAGCAGTCATTTTTTCAAATTGAGCAAAGAAGACTTAATTTTGTATTCTGCCAAGGTTATTTATTATTTATCATCCTAATCATcatagtaaatatatatatatatatatatatatatatatatatatatatattgtgataatttatttagttttttgggttaatcacataaaatactttattttttttcatgtaaAAGACCTtgcattttttcattttttctgatCTGGCCCTTTTagtctttttctataaaaaaaagttgtaaaatgtaggggttttttttttcaggaaaaagggttaatctcaaaaaagaccttatattttgtgttttttccggATTAATCCTCAAATTTATATTTTGCCTGAGAAAGACCTTGTATCTTTTCAATTTTTCTGAAAAATCCctcaactttgtatttttttttccaaaaaaaacactGAACATTCTAAATGCTtccaaataaaccctcaacttgTCTAGTTTTTCTCAAAAAACCCCTCACATTTTACAAATTGTTTGGcaaaaaatgactaaaagggccagatcgggaaaaatgaaaaaaatacaaggtctttttcaggcaaaaaataaattcgaggtttaatccggaaaaacacaaaatataaggtcttttttgAGATTAACCACAGAAAAAACTACAAAAGTTGAGGATTTATTTGGAAACGATTAGAATGTCGAGGGTTTTTTCCGGAAAAAAAGACAAAGTTGAGGGCTTTTtcggaaaaaataaaaaaatacaaggtctttttcatgaaaaaaatataaagattaggtttaatccagaaaaaacataaaatataagtgATTCCTGGTAATGGATCTATATTTATCATCTGAATCATCATgctacaaaaaaatatatatacattgtgataatttaaatagttttttttttttttgacatcatctccttgttttatttatattattataggtgATTCCTGGTAATGAATCTAGagtgatgaaaatgatgaatcgATTATCTGAAATTGGGCCCACAATAGTCATGGGGAAAAATGAACAACTACACACATCTGGTCATGCCTATCGTGAAGAAttggtaatatatttttatttttttcttttcttgattaactaaataaataaataaaaacatattaattagAATTAGAATTTGAATTTTGTAGGAAGAAGTGCTGAGGATTGTGAAACCACAACATTTTTTACCTATTCATGGGGAACTCTTATTCCTCAAAGAACATGAATTGCTTGGAAAATCCACTGGGATTCATCACACTGCTGTAAGTATCTACTATTaaggagggcatttacgtcttttccaCCTTTGTCTCTATTATTATACTagtatatatattaaaacaaaagtCCTTATGAAGAGTAAAGCTTTAGGCTTTTACAATTTTGCCACTGaagattttaaattaaattttggtCACAATACATTGTTCTAGAGTTTTACATTTTTGCCACTGATAATCTTAAACTTTAGCCACAAACTTTCTTTTTTTAGACTTTAGCCACAAAACTTTCTTATTTTGACATATTTGATCCCTAAGCTTTTGTACGTCCTCACTTTCCACCCGTTACTTTGTCGAATGCTGTTTTCCACCCCTACTTTATGAAATGTCACTTTTCACCCCCTCAAATTTGAACACCGACATTTTTCATCTCTCTACATATCGTATCTTGGCATGTTTGCAGATTTCACATGTTTGGTCCGTACGTAGAAAATAAATTACAAGAACGGTCCTTGTAATTTACATAATAGGTCCTTGTGCAGAATTATATTTACAAGAATGATGCATATGtttaaaaattacataaatgctctttcctaataacaaatttacaaaAGTGAGCTTTGGTCCCTACATAGAAAATGAATTacgaaaatggtccctgtgtgttttttttttcttttcaaaaacagTCCCTGTAATTTCATAAGCAAAACCTTGTCTGAGTCGATGATTTCTAGTTGTAATTATGTTAATTTTATGTTATCAACAAACAGGTCATAAAGAATGGAGAAATGCTTGGGGTTTCTCATTTGAGGAACAGAAGAGTTTTGTCTAATGGTTTCATAGCCCTAGGAAAAGAAAATTTACAGGTttccttctctttctctctcctctctttctctttctctctctcacacacacacacactgataGAATCCTACAACTGCAGTTGATGTACAGTGATGGTGACAAAGCATTTGGTACATCTGCTGATCTTTGTGTAGATGAAAGGATGAAAATTGCAACAGATGGAATAATAATTGTCAGGTTAAAATCTCTCAACTCTCAACCACCATTTGTTACACATGATGACATGGCATGTGACATGACATGACATGGCAAAGCAGAACAGGTTGTACTGTGTTTGGCATGTTGCAAAGTTTTTTGTCCTGCCTAAAGGTGGGACAATTTGCTCTCAATCTCTTATTTGtgtaaaagacataaatgccctcctcATCTTAATATTGAAAATAACCCTAGAAATCTTGTCTAGTCCCATCCAGTCTAATCCTAATATgcatttatattataaatttaggGTAATTTAAAGAGACGTAAATATGTATTAATGTTCAACAAGTATTATGTCTTTATGTgtgtaatatatatttatatatagtttttttaatagagtaaattacacgaatggcccctatggtttagggtaatttgtttgttttgtccctaacttatttttttaactcggaaggtccctattgtttgtttttgttacgtgtttggtccctgccttacctaaaaagactattttgccattaattttttaattaatttaaataaacacaccccaaccctaCCCCTCACCtcaccttacctaccccaccattttttcctatataaataaatagtctttttaggtaatacaggaccaaacgcgtaacaaaaacaaacagtagggacttttcaagttaaaaaataagttatggaccaagagcacaaattaccccaaaccatagggaccattcatgtaatttactctttttaatATCATGGCTCTTATGAGGCACGAGTTGACAACTATGCCATTACTTgttttgtcctttttccctccaaATCCCATTAATATTGTTTAACCCGATGGATACTGTTATGTTTTTTGTtcgaatgtaagggtaaaatggccatttagTCACATTAAGACAGTTTAGTCTTTATATgtgtaatatatatttatatataatttctttTAGTATCATGGCTCTCACAAGTTGAGTCACGAAtagaaaaattatattttaaagtcACGAGTTGACAACTACACCTTTACCTATTTTgcccttcttttttttttctccaaaCTCCATTAATATTGTTATGTTTTTTGGTTTgaacataagggtaaaatggtcatttagccACCAACTATGCCTTTACCTATTTTTCCCTTCTTTTTTCCTCCAAACTCCATTAATATTGTTCAAACTGATGAAtattgttatgttttttgttCTAATGTAAGGGTAAGATGGTCATTTAGCCACCAACTATACCTTCACCTATTTTTCCCTtctttttacctccaaactcCATTAGTAGTATTTAAACCAacgaatagttttttttttgttcgaatgcaagggcaaaatggtcatataGCCACACATTAACTGTTCCATTTCTGTATTTCAGCATTGAAATCATGCGTCCTCAATCAACCGAAAATACTGCATTACTGAAAGaaacaattaaaggaaaaatAAGAATAACTACACGTTGCTTATGGAATGACAATGGGAAGCTTCTAGATGCTCTTCATAGTGCTGCACATGCAGCCCTATCCAGCTGTCCAATAAAAAGCCCCTTACCTCATATGGAAAGAACTGTTTCTGAAGTTTTAAGGAAAATGGTAAGAAAATATAGTGGAAAAAGGCCTGAAGTCATCACACATGCTATTGAAAATCCTATTGCTGTTATTGCTGATGAAATTAGTGAAAAGTTATCTGGTGTGAATGTGAATGTGAAAGTCAACAATGGTTTTGAAATGCCTTTGGGGAAATCGGTTGATGGGAGTTTAAAAAAGAGAAAGTCAAGTAAGTttcaagaagaaaagaaagatcttgataatgaaattaaaggtattatgattcaaaataattagttttgaatattatTTATAGGGTTATATACAAGAAATAACAACTTTCtctatagcatcctacttttgtttctttctattacaacattatTGTTTTAaagtacaattttttttttgtaataaaaaaatgaaattagaaTGATGTAAGAGAAAGAAATTGAAGTAGGATACTGTGATAAAAGacgttatattttgtgtttttttctggattaaacctcaagtttattttttcatttttttagatcttgcccttttagtcattttttttttccaaaaaagaaTTGTAGAATGTGAGGGTTTTTtcgagaaaaactaaaaaagttgagggtttatttggaagcatttagaaggttgagggtttttttttttggtgaaaaaaaatacaaagttgagGGTTTTCCCggaaaaattgaaaaatacaaggtctttttcaggcgaaaaataaatttgaggtttaatccgaaaaaaacacaaaatataaggtcttttatgagattaacccaAGTTATAAAGTACAATTCTTTTGTAATAAAAAGTTGAAATTACAAACAAATCATTAAAAGTACGTAGCTATTTTTGCATTTAACTCAATTGTTAAtacaccttttttttttaaaatctattatttcttttgcaacAACTTCAAGCATATGTTTGCAAAGACATTTATTACAGctgataaattaattaattattttatccTATGTGTGATATGGAGTAAAAACATATGAAATTATTTTCAGGAGATGAAGGATTGTTATCCGAGGAAGAAACCACCACATCTGTTTCCGACTCGACGGGAATCGCGGTTTCCGATTCCGATGAATTCTGGAAACCGTACACGGATTCCGATTCCGTTGAGCAATCGGAAAGTGATAGCAAGGATGATTCTGATTCTAGTAATACAAGCAAGAAGCCTCTGAAAAGAAACAGATGGAAACCAGAAGAGGTTAAAAAGCTTATAAAGTTTCGTGGTGAGTTGAATAGTAGATTCCAAGTTGTGAAGGGAAGAATGGCACTTTGGGAAGAAATATCCGGGAATCTTTCCACTCAGGGGTATAATCGAAGCCCTGGGCAATGTAAATCTTTATGGGCTTCATTGCTTCAAAAATACGAGGTTTTTTATTCTCCATATCAACTTtacattattatttttaataatccTTTGTTATTTAACATGCGTTGGACTAGGACTAAGATATTGTTAAAAGACATTAATGCCCTTGTCAATGAAATTAGCAGCCCTAGAAAGCTTCTCCAGTCAATTCTGTCAAGAATGAGCTTTCTAGGGCTATTTTCGATGatgagggcatttatgtctttttgcATACCCACGTGTGATTTGAGCTTTCTAGAGATGAAAATCCCATTCGTTTTTATTAacattttagattttatttattggTTTGATGttgagggcatttatgtctttttgcATACCCACGAGTGATTTGAGCTTTCTAGAGATGAAAATCCCATTCTTTTTTATTACCATTTTGGATTTTATTTATTGGTTTGATTTTTGCTAAACAAGGATAAAGAATGAAAAATCTAAATTTTTTGTAcatattcgtttttttttttttcatctcaaatttttttttttgatttttaacaTGTGAAAAATTGCAACACACTTCTATTTTGGAAATTTTCTTGATAAAGtcctaattataatttttttaacagaaaagtcTTGATTATTTAACATTATGCCCAAACTAAGGAAAAAAatccttatttttattttaacaggAAAGCAAGAAAGAATCTGAAAGCAAGAGAAGCTGGCAATATTATGAAGACATGGATAACATCTTCTCCACTTCTTCTGATGCTACTATGATAAACAAACAATGATTTAAGAAATTAAATCTGTTAGCTAGGGTTTTGCTAGTGGAATATATATTATGTGGTCATGTAATTTCATTAGATTTGAGTTTATATTTAAAAGCTAGGTTTTGCCACTAAACTTAAGAAATTGTATTCTTCTAAAAtccaatatgaaaaaaaaaacataaaaagaggTGTATCCCTCTAGGGTTTTGAGTATTCCGTGACTACATACATACCCTGTGTCAAATGTCAATCTTCTCCAACTTTTGGAATCTTTATGCATGTTGTCTTAATAGATTTGAGTGTTATATATAGATGTTAGTTATGTAGGCTACAAGGACAAGCTTTCCAGGGTTATTTTTGTTGATGTGGATGAAGAGGGTATTCACATTTTTTGCATAAACAAGAGATCATGACCAAGTCACTGTCCCATCTTGTTCGACAAAAGATTACAATTCGTGTCTCGTCGTCATTAGTCCTTGTTCCAGTACAATGCATACCAAACACAGTGCAACTTGTTTTGTCTATCTGCATTGCATAACAATAGGGGTCATAAGGTCTTATAGTTCAATCAAAATCGGTATCAGTTACAATGAATGTTTTAGTAACAATAGACTAAAAATGTATAATCGAGATAGATGTTAATGTTTATAATATAGAGCTATTATGAACACAATGGTAAGCTTAATGATTTTAGCCACATAACTGAGtattatgtataatatatatttatagacTCAAACACATAAAAGAGATCTTGAGTTATGATATTCAAGAATTATGTAATATTCTGACATGTGAGATGGGGGTTGTTGCGGGATTGTAAGAGGTGGAATCCTATATA is a window of Lactuca sativa cultivar Salinas chromosome 1, Lsat_Salinas_v11, whole genome shotgun sequence DNA encoding:
- the LOC111879314 gene encoding ribonuclease J: MEMASFSGISHCHHHRLWWQPNTSKLPVSCSMPPPSFTGTSHGSKVGYKRSGRFEGAGKSMEDSVKRKMEKFYEGQNGPPLRVLPIGGLGEIGMNCMLVGNFDRYILIDAGVMFPDYEDLGVQKIIPDTTFIKKWSHKIEAVVITHGHEDHIGALPWVIPALDSRTPIFSSTFTMELIKKRLKESGIFVPSRLKTFKTKKKFMAGPFEIEPIRVTHSIPDCSGLVLRCSDGVILHTGDWKIDESPLDGQVFDREGLEQLSKEGVTLMMSDSTNVLSPGRTLSETVVANSLLRNISAAKGRVITTQFSSNIHRLGSVKAAADATGRKLVFVGMSLRTYLDAAWKDGKAPIDPSTLVKVEDIDGYAPKDLLIVTTGSQAEPRAALNLASFGSSHFFKLSKEDLILYSAKVIPGNESRVMKMMNRLSEIGPTIVMGKNEQLHTSGHAYREELEEVLRIVKPQHFLPIHGELLFLKEHELLGKSTGIHHTAVIKNGEMLGVSHLRNRRVLSNGFIALGKENLQLMYSDGDKAFGTSADLCVDERMKIATDGIIIVSIEIMRPQSTENTALLKETIKGKIRITTRCLWNDNGKLLDALHSAAHAALSSCPIKSPLPHMERTVSEVLRKMVRKYSGKRPEVITHAIENPIAVIADEISEKLSGVNVNVKVNNGFEMPLGKSVDGSLKKRKSSKFQEEKKDLDNEIKGDEGLLSEEETTTSVSDSTGIAVSDSDEFWKPYTDSDSVEQSESDSKDDSDSSNTSKKPLKRNRWKPEEVKKLIKFRGELNSRFQVVKGRMALWEEISGNLSTQGYNRSPGQCKSLWASLLQKYEESKKESESKRSWQYYEDMDNIFSTSSDATMINKQ